A window of the Desulforapulum autotrophicum HRM2 genome harbors these coding sequences:
- a CDS encoding TrkH family potassium uptake protein translates to MFRQRFSTMVNRFFSSPGPATVFGFLAMIFAGSGLLLLPQATTGTGRGLTFVDALFTSTSSVCVTGLSVTDTGTSFTLFGQTIILTLIQTGGLGIMTLSTLFLMLSGKRLSFSSHTAIRESFTPFQERHPWAILKDIFLFTLVLEGVGAMALFTQFIRTATPSKAFFLSIFHSISAFCNAGFCLFPDSFTAFRSSIVVNLTIGFLIILGGIGFPVMSELKWRLLRGDRQRSPMSLHSKIALSMTAILLVSGTLVFLTMESRVTLDRLPWGQRVLASFFMSVNARTAGFNSLTLENMANETLFFIILLMFVGASPGSCGGGIKTTCFASLIALGQSRLKGEKKPNLFGRAIPEQTIGKAVSILMVSTVIVCLGTMALLMTELGDVSHPQSRGMFLELLFEVVSAFGTVGLSTGVTASLTNPGKLLVVTIMFMGRLGPLLIAMAVSRPLRLGYTHAEEDFIIG, encoded by the coding sequence ATGTTCCGACAAAGATTTTCCACCATGGTCAACCGGTTTTTCAGCTCACCCGGCCCGGCAACGGTTTTTGGATTCCTTGCAATGATCTTTGCCGGATCAGGCCTGCTTCTTTTACCCCAGGCCACCACCGGGACCGGTAGGGGATTAACTTTTGTGGATGCCCTGTTTACATCCACCTCCTCGGTATGTGTCACCGGCCTAAGCGTCACAGACACGGGAACCTCGTTTACCCTGTTCGGCCAGACGATTATTCTAACACTGATTCAGACCGGTGGTCTTGGCATCATGACCCTTTCCACCCTGTTTCTCATGCTGTCGGGGAAAAGGCTCAGTTTCTCAAGCCATACGGCCATAAGGGAAAGTTTCACCCCGTTCCAGGAACGCCACCCCTGGGCGATACTCAAGGACATCTTCCTTTTCACCCTGGTACTTGAAGGCGTGGGCGCCATGGCGCTGTTCACCCAGTTTATCCGTACGGCAACACCCTCAAAGGCATTCTTCCTTTCAATTTTTCACTCGATCAGTGCCTTTTGCAACGCTGGTTTTTGCCTTTTCCCAGACAGTTTTACCGCCTTTCGATCAAGCATTGTCGTCAATCTGACCATCGGTTTTTTAATCATTCTCGGTGGGATTGGATTCCCGGTGATGTCCGAGCTCAAATGGCGGCTTCTCAGGGGCGACAGGCAGCGATCTCCCATGAGCCTTCATTCAAAAATTGCCCTTTCCATGACGGCAATCCTGCTGGTTTCCGGCACCCTTGTTTTCCTTACCATGGAATCCAGGGTCACCCTTGACCGACTGCCCTGGGGACAAAGAGTTCTGGCCTCTTTTTTCATGTCTGTTAATGCAAGAACCGCAGGATTTAACAGCCTGACACTTGAAAATATGGCCAACGAGACCCTGTTTTTCATCATTTTGCTCATGTTTGTGGGAGCATCCCCGGGGTCATGTGGGGGTGGCATCAAGACCACCTGTTTTGCCAGCCTGATAGCCCTGGGTCAATCCAGGCTCAAGGGCGAAAAAAAGCCCAACCTCTTTGGCCGGGCCATCCCTGAACAAACCATTGGAAAGGCTGTGAGTATTCTCATGGTCAGCACCGTCATCGTCTGCCTGGGTACCATGGCCCTGCTCATGACCGAACTTGGAGACGTGTCCCATCCACAAAGCCGGGGAATGTTTCTGGAGCTTTTATTTGAGGTGGTCAGCGCATTTGGTACCGTCGGCCTCTCCACCGGGGTGACGGCAAGCCTCACCAATCCAGGAAAGCTTCTCGTCGTTACCATCATGTTCATGGGCAGGCTGGGTCCGCTGCTGATTGCCATGGCAGTCAGCAGACCCCTACGCCTGGGGTATACCCATGCAGAAGAGGATTTTATCATCGGATGA
- a CDS encoding LysM peptidoglycan-binding domain-containing protein, with amino-acid sequence MHKQGFYRMLAVVFLVCCLQAEPGRTQVQEPSQQDPGFFYIIQKGDTLWDLSKRFYNDQWTWPGLWEINDDIKNPHWIYPGKKIRIFLTDSLDPPPPTPPALVPGNGEKTVNPSSEPPFFAYPAMDSLGFISEEPIAPLGTIIGSQSNNLMLATGETIYIKPGKDSFLVPGHEYRIISTEPVSANFNGEKFNGVKHIILGIVNVIDVEKTYATAHITKSFDHAAVGDIIAPFEPSSGKIMVKESQKNIGARILSSQAEDVVLSEHKIAFINQGSDHGIKPGQTYTLFEQREKIDSPCGMPDAIKIKDRAMGKIIVLHTEKTASTVLVLSCSNEFSPGTLVN; translated from the coding sequence ATGCACAAGCAAGGCTTTTATAGAATGTTGGCTGTTGTTTTTCTTGTCTGCTGTTTACAGGCAGAACCGGGTCGGACACAGGTTCAAGAACCGTCCCAACAAGACCCTGGATTCTTCTACATCATCCAGAAGGGAGACACCCTGTGGGATCTGTCAAAACGATTCTACAATGATCAGTGGACCTGGCCGGGGTTGTGGGAAATAAATGATGACATAAAAAACCCCCACTGGATCTATCCTGGGAAAAAAATCCGCATTTTTCTCACAGATTCCCTTGACCCCCCCCCCCCCACCCCTCCGGCACTGGTGCCGGGCAATGGGGAAAAAACGGTTAACCCTTCCAGCGAACCACCCTTCTTCGCCTACCCCGCCATGGACAGCCTTGGGTTCATCAGCGAAGAACCCATTGCCCCCCTTGGAACAATCATCGGGTCCCAGAGCAACAACCTGATGTTGGCAACGGGAGAGACCATTTATATCAAACCGGGCAAGGATTCTTTCCTTGTTCCCGGCCATGAATACCGGATAATATCAACAGAACCTGTGTCTGCAAATTTCAACGGGGAAAAATTCAACGGAGTGAAACATATCATTCTCGGTATTGTTAACGTCATTGACGTTGAGAAAACTTACGCAACGGCCCACATCACAAAATCCTTTGACCATGCTGCAGTTGGGGACATCATCGCACCCTTTGAACCCTCGTCGGGCAAAATAATGGTGAAAGAAAGTCAAAAAAATATCGGTGCACGCATACTCTCCTCCCAGGCTGAAGACGTTGTTTTAAGCGAACATAAAATCGCCTTTATCAACCAGGGAAGCGACCATGGCATAAAGCCCGGACAGACCTATACCCTGTTTGAACAAAGGGAAAAGATAGACAGCCCCTGCGGGATGCCCGATGCCATAAAGATCAAAGACCGTGCCATGGGAAAAATCATTGTGCTCCATACGGAGAAAACAGCGTCCACTGTCCTTGTCCTCTCCTGCTCAAATGAGTTCAGCCCCGGAACACTGGTCAATTAA
- a CDS encoding HD domain-containing phosphohydrolase has product MNTQEQGEIIKLVYVCCQGTDDRVELSAHHQGWQIIVCDALSSNLSAALGETPDFLVVDLESIDVNKTEQVLGFVSKKVKKPLAAIFGVLAVDPGVKKRCALLSMGFDDLFIKPLSIEELGLKAPVFLGKKELEQQIAWTREKLDDAVKLLEKFKADLLNTRKALVKEKNLLHNSLKQITIMTGERERLKAENLDLGGRLQKNTRGIEHILGSMIEAGNETNKGHARRVARIAKFVGDSLGLSMIEKMALKQAALLHEAGQLFIPGSVSAKKREELTEYERDLFRQAPETGAAFLSQCPGLERASQIICHLHENVDGTGRPKGLKRRYIPLAARILAGADLLDDLANGLADGPDPAERRPLPDALPGMLEPFSGTRLDPRIVNLLEYYVVTCMDGHSTRIKEMGVYQLKPGMTMGAGVYAKTGTKLFSAGAVLTQESITMLMRYNREYPLAETVFIKVD; this is encoded by the coding sequence ATGAATACACAGGAACAAGGGGAAATCATTAAGTTAGTTTATGTCTGCTGTCAGGGGACAGATGACCGTGTTGAGCTGTCTGCCCACCACCAGGGCTGGCAGATCATCGTGTGTGACGCGTTGTCATCCAATCTGTCAGCGGCACTGGGTGAAACCCCCGACTTTTTGGTGGTGGATCTTGAGTCCATTGACGTTAACAAGACAGAGCAGGTGCTAGGTTTTGTCAGTAAAAAGGTTAAAAAGCCCCTTGCCGCCATTTTTGGCGTCCTTGCCGTTGATCCGGGCGTCAAAAAGCGGTGTGCGTTGCTCAGTATGGGGTTTGACGATCTTTTTATTAAACCGCTTTCCATTGAAGAGCTTGGGCTGAAAGCGCCTGTTTTTCTGGGGAAAAAAGAGCTGGAACAGCAAATTGCCTGGACAAGGGAGAAGCTTGATGATGCTGTGAAACTGCTGGAAAAGTTCAAGGCAGATCTTCTGAACACCCGCAAAGCCCTGGTAAAGGAAAAGAACCTTCTCCATAATTCGTTGAAGCAGATCACCATCATGACAGGGGAAAGGGAGCGGTTAAAGGCTGAGAATCTTGATCTTGGTGGGCGCCTTCAGAAAAATACCAGGGGAATAGAGCATATCCTGGGTAGCATGATTGAAGCAGGGAATGAGACAAACAAGGGGCACGCTAGAAGAGTTGCCCGCATTGCAAAATTTGTGGGCGACAGCCTGGGGCTCAGCATGATCGAAAAAATGGCATTGAAACAGGCAGCCCTTCTCCACGAAGCAGGACAGCTGTTTATTCCCGGATCGGTGTCTGCCAAGAAAAGGGAGGAGCTGACTGAATATGAAAGGGATCTTTTTCGTCAGGCGCCTGAAACGGGTGCAGCGTTCCTAAGCCAGTGTCCGGGTCTTGAAAGAGCCTCTCAAATCATCTGTCATCTCCATGAAAATGTTGATGGAACGGGCAGACCTAAGGGGTTGAAGCGGCGCTATATTCCCCTGGCGGCAAGGATACTTGCCGGGGCTGATCTTCTGGATGATCTGGCCAATGGATTGGCTGACGGGCCGGACCCGGCAGAAAGAAGGCCTTTGCCTGATGCGCTTCCCGGCATGCTTGAGCCATTTTCCGGTACAAGGCTTGATCCAAGGATAGTGAATTTGCTTGAATACTATGTGGTCACCTGCATGGACGGTCACTCGACCAGGATCAAAGAGATGGGGGTTTATCAACTAAAACCCGGGATGACCATGGGTGCAGGTGTTTATGCTAAAACAGGAACCAAGCTTTTTTCGGCAGGTGCCGTGCTCACCCAGGAATCCATAACCATGTTGATGAGATACAACAGGGAATACCCATTGGCGGAAACGGTTTTTATAAAGGTGGATTAG
- a CDS encoding motility protein A, producing MDLASIIGIVSGIGFICVTILLGSGMGLFWNLPSVMIVVGGTIAATMIAYPLSDFLSIVKVTMKVFLFKIEKTEDIIANLVEISNKARKGGLLSIESDIANTPDAYLAKALQMTVDGVKTGDIAAIMQKKMALIKKEHKTGYSLYSSMGSFAPAFGMVGTLIGLVQMLANLDDPSTIGPKMAVAMITTFYGSVMANLFFIPMATKLEGRSAEEITNMTIIYEGVVSIREGEHPRLMEDKLNVYLGAGAKPKEE from the coding sequence ATGGATTTAGCTTCAATTATTGGTATTGTCTCCGGTATCGGGTTTATCTGTGTTACCATTCTTCTTGGCAGCGGGATGGGACTGTTCTGGAACCTTCCTTCGGTCATGATCGTTGTCGGAGGCACCATTGCCGCAACAATGATCGCCTACCCCCTGTCTGATTTTTTAAGCATCGTCAAGGTGACCATGAAGGTGTTTCTTTTTAAAATTGAGAAAACAGAGGATATCATTGCCAATCTTGTTGAAATTTCCAACAAGGCCAGAAAAGGTGGCCTGTTGTCCATTGAAAGCGATATTGCAAATACCCCGGACGCATACCTTGCCAAAGCCCTTCAGATGACGGTGGATGGCGTCAAGACAGGTGACATTGCCGCCATCATGCAGAAGAAGATGGCCCTGATCAAGAAAGAGCACAAGACCGGTTATTCCCTTTATTCGAGTATGGGAAGTTTTGCGCCGGCCTTTGGCATGGTCGGCACCCTGATCGGACTTGTTCAGATGCTTGCCAATCTGGATGATCCTTCGACCATTGGACCCAAGATGGCCGTTGCCATGATTACCACTTTTTACGGATCCGTCATGGCCAATCTTTTTTTCATCCCCATGGCAACAAAGCTTGAAGGCAGGAGTGCCGAGGAGATCACGAACATGACCATCATCTATGAGGGGGTGGTTTCCATAAGGGAGGGTGAACATCCAAGGCTGATGGAAGATAAACTCAACGTCTATCTTGGCGCCGGGGCAAAGCCCAAGGAGGAGTAG
- a CDS encoding OmpA/MotB family protein — protein MVDESMDEAPPALVVPADDDDGGKGGGSPEWMATFADLVTLLMCFFVLLFAMSTTQQETFKELVESLRSALGVQSVPETGTREGLTMHAVPSEEPTDNQKIDELGGMVEKEIREIASEVREMILFNKLGGLVNVSESETGVVITMSDLLLFSAGEAILSEKGADILNKVTAVLAQLAYHVKVKGHTDASPISTGRYPSNWELSASRAAAVVKLLVASGLDPSLISAEGYAQYRPVATNDTEKGRARNRRVEIVYERDAIARSFAGMKTY, from the coding sequence ATGGTGGATGAAAGCATGGACGAAGCTCCCCCGGCCCTTGTTGTACCGGCGGATGACGATGACGGTGGAAAAGGCGGTGGCTCGCCTGAATGGATGGCTACATTTGCAGACCTGGTAACCCTTCTCATGTGTTTTTTCGTGCTTCTTTTTGCCATGAGTACCACCCAGCAGGAAACCTTTAAGGAACTTGTGGAATCCTTGCGAAGTGCCCTGGGTGTCCAGAGTGTTCCTGAGACCGGCACAAGGGAGGGGCTGACCATGCATGCGGTCCCTTCAGAAGAACCTACGGACAATCAGAAGATTGATGAGCTTGGCGGCATGGTTGAAAAAGAGATTCGGGAAATCGCAAGTGAGGTCAGGGAGATGATTCTCTTTAACAAACTCGGAGGTCTTGTGAATGTGTCGGAATCTGAAACAGGGGTGGTGATTACCATGTCTGACCTGTTGCTTTTTTCTGCGGGTGAGGCAATTCTTTCTGAAAAAGGGGCCGACATTCTGAACAAGGTGACAGCGGTTCTTGCCCAGCTTGCCTACCATGTCAAGGTGAAAGGCCACACCGACGCATCACCCATCAGTACGGGAAGATATCCTTCCAACTGGGAGCTTTCAGCCAGTCGGGCCGCAGCCGTAGTAAAATTGCTTGTGGCAAGCGGTCTGGATCCAAGCCTGATTTCCGCTGAAGGTTATGCCCAGTACCGGCCGGTTGCCACTAATGATACGGAAAAGGGCAGGGCCCGGAATCGGCGGGTTGAGATCGTATACGAGAGGGATGCCATTGCCCGATCATTTGCCGGAATGAAAACCTATTGA
- a CDS encoding PTS sugar transporter subunit IIA, which translates to MKLTIREIARRLALNMDTLERWIKQGRIPVTKRGDEGIFNETELKRWARSQRCSYRVSTQPDNNEHQTGSGMLALAMDLGGVFAGVEGSDKASVLKSCVSLVPGLSPDFQEILYAQLLEREALISTGIGKGIAIPHPRNPLDKGVDCPTVVTFFLDQPVDFDAIDDLPVFVLFLLLSPTVQDHLKLLSRLSFCLRDGAFVSFLKKIPEQEALLARVKKMETAIESKER; encoded by the coding sequence ATGAAGTTGACCATCAGAGAAATCGCAAGGCGTCTTGCACTGAACATGGATACCCTTGAGCGCTGGATCAAACAGGGTCGGATTCCCGTTACCAAACGGGGCGATGAGGGAATTTTTAATGAAACTGAACTCAAACGGTGGGCCAGGTCCCAGCGTTGTTCCTACCGCGTTTCAACCCAACCGGATAATAATGAGCACCAGACAGGATCGGGCATGCTTGCGTTGGCCATGGATCTTGGTGGGGTATTTGCAGGGGTAGAAGGCTCAGACAAGGCATCAGTGCTCAAGAGCTGCGTATCGCTTGTGCCGGGTCTTTCCCCCGACTTTCAAGAAATACTTTATGCCCAGTTGCTGGAAAGGGAAGCCCTCATCTCCACGGGCATTGGCAAGGGGATTGCCATTCCCCATCCTAGAAATCCCCTGGACAAGGGGGTGGATTGCCCCACGGTGGTGACTTTTTTCCTTGATCAGCCTGTTGATTTTGACGCCATTGATGATCTGCCCGTGTTTGTGCTGTTTCTTTTGTTAAGTCCCACTGTCCAGGATCATTTAAAGCTTTTGTCCCGACTTTCCTTTTGTCTTCGTGACGGGGCCTTTGTCTCTTTCCTGAAAAAGATTCCCGAACAGGAGGCACTCCTTGCCCGGGTAAAAAAAATGGAGACAGCCATTGAGAGTAAGGAGAGATAG
- a CDS encoding chloride channel protein, protein MKKIISWRYPARLTFFRMDDRLLLISIGVIVGLSSGLAAIGLNRSLVFMLEGLHHLRHQWWAFLLPAAGAMASALFLDKIMKEGAGHGVPEVIYSVSRYGGLLRFRSSFSRLISSCLTIGSGGSAGPEAPVVMSGAAIGSTIARFFNLNDRQRTTLVGCGAAGAIAGIFNAPLTGIIFTMEIILGEWSMVNIIPIAVASVAGAEVSRLLQGNSIAFESSGFHITGVDLFASLGLAVVAAFASILLTRSLRRMHGVSAKVRVPLWVRAAIGGCAVGLLGYVVPEVLGEGYHSIHAMIQGVFKGGIGIAALAFFAKILATSLTLGWGGSGGVFAPCLVIGSFAGLAFHRLLVFGFPSAMLVNEGCFALLGMAGLISGILQAPLTGIFLILEITGSYEVMLPLIIVSAISTTITHYFEPASFYHKDLKERGELLRPGTDSRVLADISIREVLERDCISVSPHMLLRDFLYLLKQSTRNYFPVEDDDTGQFLGMIELKHVRPYLFNAVMYDTVFVEQIMDSNPATVHYEDNLSDVLETMDARRCFSMPVVSNNRFMGMVSKATLLDKYRDELNVQTSQAF, encoded by the coding sequence ATGAAAAAAATTATTTCATGGAGGTATCCGGCAAGACTCACTTTCTTTCGAATGGATGACAGGCTGCTGCTTATCTCCATTGGCGTTATCGTAGGGCTCTCCTCTGGTCTTGCCGCCATCGGGCTCAACCGTTCCCTTGTATTTATGCTGGAAGGACTTCATCACCTGCGTCACCAGTGGTGGGCATTCTTGCTGCCTGCCGCAGGTGCCATGGCATCCGCTCTCTTTCTTGATAAAATCATGAAGGAAGGGGCTGGACATGGTGTTCCTGAGGTTATTTACAGTGTTTCAAGGTATGGGGGGTTGCTGCGGTTTCGTTCGAGCTTTTCACGGCTGATCTCAAGCTGCCTCACCATCGGAAGCGGTGGTTCGGCAGGGCCTGAAGCGCCCGTTGTCATGAGCGGGGCCGCCATCGGCTCGACCATTGCCCGTTTTTTCAACCTGAACGATCGCCAGAGAACCACCCTTGTGGGGTGCGGAGCGGCCGGGGCCATTGCAGGAATTTTTAATGCCCCACTGACCGGTATTATCTTTACCATGGAGATCATCCTTGGCGAATGGTCCATGGTCAATATCATTCCCATTGCCGTGGCATCGGTTGCTGGCGCTGAGGTATCAAGGTTGCTCCAGGGAAATTCCATTGCCTTTGAGAGCAGCGGTTTTCACATTACCGGGGTGGATCTGTTTGCCAGCCTGGGGCTGGCTGTTGTGGCGGCTTTTGCCTCTATCCTTTTAACAAGGAGTCTCAGACGGATGCACGGGGTTTCAGCAAAGGTCCGGGTGCCGCTGTGGGTCAGGGCGGCCATTGGCGGATGTGCCGTGGGGCTTCTGGGGTATGTCGTTCCCGAGGTGCTCGGCGAGGGCTATCATTCCATCCACGCCATGATCCAGGGCGTTTTTAAGGGGGGCATCGGCATTGCTGCCCTGGCCTTTTTTGCTAAGATATTAGCAACTTCCCTCACCCTTGGCTGGGGAGGATCGGGAGGGGTTTTTGCCCCCTGCCTTGTGATCGGCAGTTTTGCAGGGCTTGCCTTCCATCGCCTCCTGGTCTTTGGTTTCCCATCGGCCATGCTGGTCAACGAGGGCTGCTTTGCCCTGCTTGGCATGGCCGGGTTGATCAGCGGCATTCTCCAGGCCCCGCTGACAGGCATTTTTCTTATCCTGGAAATCACGGGCAGCTATGAAGTGATGCTCCCGTTGATCATTGTGTCTGCCATATCAACCACCATTACCCACTATTTTGAACCTGCTTCGTTTTACCATAAGGATTTAAAGGAAAGGGGCGAGCTTTTAAGACCCGGAACAGATTCCCGGGTGCTTGCCGACATCAGCATCCGAGAGGTGCTTGAACGGGATTGTATCTCTGTTTCTCCCCACATGCTTCTCAGGGATTTTTTGTATTTGCTCAAGCAGTCCACGAGAAATTATTTCCCGGTTGAAGATGACGATACAGGGCAGTTTCTCGGGATGATCGAACTTAAACATGTACGACCCTATCTTTTTAACGCGGTCATGTATGACACTGTTTTTGTTGAGCAGATAATGGATTCAAATCCCGCCACTGTTCATTATGAAGACAATCTTTCAGACGTGCTTGAAACCATGGATGCCCGACGCTGTTTCAGCATGCCGGTGGTCAGCAACAACCGGTTTATGGGCATGGTGTCCAAGGCAACACTTCTGGATAAATATCGGGACGAACTTAACGTTCAGACGTCCCAGGCTTTTTAG